One genomic segment of Mycolicibacterium neworleansense includes these proteins:
- the ppk2 gene encoding polyphosphate kinase 2 has protein sequence MTLDITGYTVRDDDDDDPVLLLEPGGEVVDTWRENYPYSDRMSRQEYEEQKRLLQIELLKLQKWSQGNGLRHVIVFEGRDAAGKGGTIKRFMEHLNPRGARVVALEKPTEKERTQWYFQRYVQHLPAAGEIVLFDRSWYNRAGVERVMGYCSPKQHAEFIRQAPLFEQMLVNDGISLTKLWFSVTQSEQRTRFTIRQVDPVRQWKLSPTDLASLDKWEDYTAAKEDMFAWTDTEIAPWTVVKSNDKKRARINAMRYVLGKFDYDNKDFDVVGHADPLIVGRALSD, from the coding sequence GTGACTCTGGACATCACCGGCTATACGGTCCGTGACGACGACGATGACGACCCCGTGCTGTTGCTGGAGCCCGGCGGCGAGGTCGTGGACACCTGGCGGGAGAACTACCCGTACTCCGACCGCATGTCGCGCCAAGAGTACGAGGAGCAGAAGCGGCTGCTGCAGATCGAGCTGCTGAAGCTGCAGAAGTGGAGCCAGGGCAACGGGCTTCGGCACGTCATCGTCTTCGAGGGCCGCGACGCCGCAGGCAAGGGCGGCACGATCAAGCGGTTCATGGAGCACCTCAACCCCCGCGGGGCCCGTGTCGTCGCGCTGGAGAAGCCGACCGAAAAAGAGCGCACCCAGTGGTATTTCCAGCGCTACGTGCAGCACCTGCCGGCCGCCGGTGAGATCGTGCTGTTCGACCGGTCCTGGTACAACCGCGCCGGGGTGGAGCGCGTGATGGGCTACTGCTCGCCCAAGCAGCATGCCGAATTCATCCGCCAGGCCCCGTTGTTCGAGCAGATGCTGGTCAACGACGGCATCAGCCTGACCAAGCTGTGGTTCTCCGTCACGCAGTCCGAGCAGCGCACCCGGTTCACGATCCGTCAGGTCGACCCGGTGCGGCAGTGGAAGCTCTCACCCACCGACCTCGCGTCGCTGGACAAATGGGAGGACTACACCGCGGCCAAGGAAGACATGTTCGCCTGGACCGACACCGAAATCGCGCCCTGGACCGTGGTCAAGAGCAACGACAAGAAACGCGCCCGCATCAACGCCATGCGCTATGTGCTCGGTAAGTTCGACTACGACAACAAGGATTTTGACGTGGTCGGCCACGCCGATCCGCTGATCGTGGGGCGTGCCCTGTCGGACTGA